One part of the Quercus lobata isolate SW786 chromosome 7, ValleyOak3.0 Primary Assembly, whole genome shotgun sequence genome encodes these proteins:
- the LOC115951297 gene encoding putative serine/threonine-protein kinase: MKLSCLNCFSSDSRTADRTRQEAQNPENFRVFSYNELRSATNGFHSAAKIGEGGFGSVYKGRIRDGSLVAVKVLSIEVESMRGEREFMAEIAALSDIRHENLVTLRGCCVDGASRYLVYEYMENNSLAHSLLGKQQNRLRFSWETRRKISLGVARALAYLHEEVQPHIVHRDIKASNILLDRDFTPKVSDFGLSKLFTDNVSHVSTRVAGTLGYLAPEYAISGHLTRKSDVYGFGVLLLEIVSGRAVMDFDREYREHYLVQKAWEAYNANELVQLVDSALENNFPEEEAVRFLTVGLLCVQETAKVRPRMSEAYRMLTNETNVNDFEISQPGLVSDFMNIRTGQKQTTEASGSSYAVSMFSTANLGR, translated from the exons ATGAAGCTTTCTTGCTTAAATTGCTTCAGTTCAGATTCTAGAACTGCGGATAGGACCAGGcaag AAGCACAAAATCCAGAAAATTTCCGAGTGTTCTCTTATAACGAACTAAGATCGGCCACTAATGGCTTCCATTCCGCGGCCAAGATCGGAGAGGGAGGTTTTGGCTCTGTCTACAAG GGTCGGATTCGAGATGGGTCACTCGTGGCTGTAAAAGTGCTTTCAATTGAAGTAGAATCGATGCGAGGTGAGAGAGAGTTTATGGCTGAAATAGCTGCCCTTTCCGATATCAGACATGAAAATCTTGTCACCCTTCGAGGATGTTGCGTTGATGGAGCTAGCAGATACTTGGTCTATGAATACATGGAAAACAATAGCCTTGCCCATTCCTTACTTG GTAAACAGCAAAACAGGTTGAGATTTAGTTGGGAAACAAGGCGGAAGATTTCCTTAGGAGTGGCTCGAGCACTTGCCTATCTTCATGAGGAGGTTCAACCCCACATTGTCCACAGAGACATTAAAGCCAGCAATATACTTCTTGATAGAGATTTTACACCAAAAGTTTCAGATTTCGGTCTATCAAAGCTATTTACAGATAACGTGTCTCATGTTAGTACTCGTGTTGCGGGCACATT AGGCTATCTTGCACCAGAATATGCCATCAGTGGACATCTAACACGAAAATCTGATGTTTACGGCTTTGGGGTACTACTATTAGAAATCGTAAGTGGTCGGGCAGTCATGGATTTTGACCGAGAATATAGGGAACATTACCTCGTTCAAAAG GCATGGGAAGCCTACAATGCCAATGAACTTGTACAATTAGTCGATTCCGCCTTAGAGAACAACTTTCCTGAGGAAGAAGCCGTTCGATTCTTAACGGTAGGCCTACTTTGCGTGCAAGAAACTGCAAAAGTCCGGCCGCGAATGTCCGAGGCGTATAGAATGTTGACAAATGAGACCAACGTCAATGATTTTGAGATTTCACAACCTGGACTTGTTTCTGATTTCATGAATATCAGAACAGGCCAAAAGCAAACGACAGAGGCTTCGGGTTCTTCTTATGCAGTATCCATGTTTAGTACAGCCAATCTTGGACgttaa